The following coding sequences lie in one Rhinolophus ferrumequinum isolate MPI-CBG mRhiFer1 chromosome 14, mRhiFer1_v1.p, whole genome shotgun sequence genomic window:
- the RRS1 gene encoding ribosome biogenesis regulatory protein homolog, with protein sequence MEGQSVEELLAKAERDEAEKLQRITVHKELELEFDLGNLLALDRNPPTGLRGGPSPEAELRALARDNTQLLINQLWQLPTERVEEALVAQLPEPTTRLPREKPVPRPRPLTRWQQFARLKGIRPKKKTNLVWDEVSGQWRRRWGYQRARDDTKEWLIEVPGSADPLEDQFAKRIQAKKERVAKNELNRLRNLARAHKTQLPSAAGMHPTGHQSTKELGRALQVAKVSTASVGRFQERLPKEKAPRGSGKKRKFQPLFGDFAAEKNSQLEMLRLMNSKKPQLDVTRATNKQMREDEQEEAAKRRKMSQKGKRKGGRQGPGGKRKGGPPSQGGKRKVGLGGKMNSGPPRLGGNRKGGLHQGGKRRK encoded by the coding sequence ATGGAGGGCCAGAGTGTAGAGGAGCTGCTGGCAAAGGCGGAGCGGGACGAGGCAGAGAAGCTGCAGCGCATCACGGTGCACAAAGAGCTGGAGCTGGAGTTCGACCTGGGTAACCTGCTGGCTTTGGACCGGAACCCCCCCACTGGGCTGCGCGGGGGACCCTCGCCGGAGGCCGAACTGCGGGCCTTGGCGCGGGACAACACGCAGCTGCTCATCAACCAGCTGTGGCAGCTGCCCACGGAGCGCGTGGAGGAGGCGCTGGTGGCGCAGCTGCCGGAGCCCACCACTCGCCTGCCGCGCGAGAAGCCGGTGCCCCGGCCCCGGCCGCTTACACGATGGCAGCAGTTCGCGCGCCTAAAGGGCATCCGTCCCAAGAAGAAGACCAATCTGGTGTGGGACGAGGTGAGCGGCCAGTGGCGGCGGCGCTGGGGCTACCAGCGCGCCCGCGACGATACCAAGGAATGGCTGATCGAAGTGCCCGGCAGTGCGGACCCCTTGGAGGACCAGTTCGCCAAGCGGATTCAAGCTAAGAAGGAACGGGTAGCCAAGAACGAGCTGAACCGGCTGCGTAACTTAGCCCGCGCTCACAAAACACAGCTGCCCAGCGCGGCTGGCATGCACCCTACGGGACACCAGAGTACGAAAGAGCTGGGCCGCGCCTTGCAGGTAGCCAAGGTCTCCACCGCCTCAGTGGGGCGCTTCCAGGAGCGCCTGCCCAAGGAGAAGGCTCCCCGGGGCTCCGGCAAGAAGAGGAAGTTTCAGCCCCTCTTCGGGGACTTTGCAGCCGAGAAAAACAGCCAGTTGGAGATGCTGCGACTCATGAACAGCAAAAAGCCTCAGCTGGACGTGACGAGAGCCACCAATAAGCAGATGAGAGAGGATGAACAGGAGGAGGCGgccaagagaaggaaaatgagccAAAAGGGCAAGAGAAAGGGAGGCCGACAGGGTCCTGGAGGCAAGAGGAAAGGGGGTCCGCCCAGccaaggagggaaaagaaaagtgggCTTGGGCGGCAAGATGAATTCCGGACCACCTCGCTTGGGTGGCAATAGGAAAGGAGGGCTACaccaaggaggaaagaggaggaagtaa